The DNA sequence TGTTTGACCATGGTGAAAATGCCAACTCGGTAGAATTCTCCAGGGATAGTAGTTTGATGGCTGTTGGGAGTTCAGAAAGCTGTGTGAGGCTTTGGAGTTTAAAAGGTGACAAGTTGAAAAAGAAGGCGGTAGATATGGAAGGGAATttggtggaagatgaagggTTGCCGATGAGGAAACTGATAGGTCATTCCGGGCCGGTCTATTCACTTTCGTTTGATCCCTTGTATGGCTCCGCCGGTCCGCCTTCCACGCTTTTATCGTCTTCCCAAGATGGATCTATCCGACTTTGGTCCCTGGATACGTACTCAAACTTGGTTGTGTACAGAGGGCACGGGAAAGATCCTGTTTGGGATGTGGAGTGGGGTCCTATGGGGGTGTACTTTGCGAGTGCCAGTAGGGATCGAACGGCGAGACTGTGGAGTTCAGACAGGGTTGCCCCATTGAGGATGTATACCGGCCATCTATCGGATGTAAACGTGGGTTTGGAATTTTATTTATCTTTCATATTATTAAAACCTGTGGCAAATGGTCTGCTGACCCCTGAACGATTAGTGCGTCAAATTCCATCCCAATTCGCTCTACCTTGCCACAGCGTCTACCGACACCTCGTGTCGATTATGGGACGTACAACGCGGTGCCTGTGTACGTCTCTTCCTCGGACATACGGACAGCGTCACAACGctctccatctccccgGATGGCAAGACGCTCGCGTCGGCAGGGCTGGACTCGTCTATCTGGCTTTGGGACTTGGGCTCCGCTCGGCCGAtcaagaagatggaggGTCACACGGGCTCGGTGACGAGTCTAAGTTTCTCGGCTGAGAGTTCGGTCTTGGTTTCCGGTGGTTTGGATGGCACGGTGAGGTGTTGGGATGTGAAGAGCGCAGGAGGGGAGAGGAGTGTGGATGGGATGTTTGGTGGTGGGGATGCTAGGAGAggggaggagagaggtggGTTACCGATGAATCCAAGCGATGTGTGGGATACTGCGCCTCATACGTGAGCtccttttttccctttttttcACTTTTCTTTGTCGTGCTATGTGCTGATAAGCAACCAAACTGTTAGACCGGATCTACTTGCAACGTGGCCAACAAAACGAACGCCCATTCTCAAAACACATTATAGCCCTCGAAATTTGTGTATGGTAGCCGGGAGTTTTGTGCCGCCTAGTAATCACAGGACGAGCGCGGAAAAGTAGGAATTGCGGGGATGTAAAGAAAGTTGAGATCCGAGAGGTGTTTGGGCGGTAGAGGAATGGGGGTGGGTCGGAAGGGAAGGGCCGGGTTTCCCGGTAATTGTTGTAGGAACAAGAGTTATATATGCATGCTAGCTATCTGTATCTAATTCTATTTGGTCAATAAATTCATTCAAGCAGCTACTGAACGatttttttcttctttctcgGCTGTAACATGGTCacaacctcttccctcttcctgACCCCTTCTCCTACCCTCTCAGCTCCAGCCACAATGACTGCTCCTGCCTGCCCTACCTGCCACCTCTGTCCAGCCTGCCCAGCTTTGGCCTCAATCCGCGCTACACAAACCTCCCACCCGGCTTCTCCCACTTCACCCGCAACGATCGAATGCGTTTGCTCGAGCCAGATCGTACTCCCTTCCACTGCAAGAGCAGGGTTTGCGAAATCAAGGTTGGTGAGCGCTGTAAGGAGACGTTCTGTTATGGCTTGCGGGAGGAGCGCCAAAACGTTTTTAGCGATagcggtggtggtggtggcaGGGGATGATTCTCCGCTTGCATGTTTTCTCTCCAACCCCATTCCCAATACAGATCTAGATTCAAGCGTGAAGAACCCCGTGACATCCCCACTCGCACATTCCTGCCTGAACCCCATTCGTTCCCAAAACTCGGCGATCCCGACGGCGTGTAAGATGTTTTCCGCAAACGTTCGTTGAGCAGCGtcttcctctgcttcaCGCTCCTTCcttgtcttctttccttctttccctcctccttgTCTTTTATCAGGTCCATTTCCATTTCCAGATCCCGATTCTGATTCTGGTTCTGGTTCTGATTTTGATTCCTCCTGGCCGCCTTGCTTCTTTTCGGCAGTAGTTGAAGaggtggtggcggtggtAGTGGAGGATGCGCAAGTGTTGGGGGGACGAGGGTGTTCAGAGACGAGTTCTTCCAGGAAACGGGTTTTGGGATCGTCTGGTAAAGATGGTATGAGCGTTGCGAGCGATACTTTGGTGACCGAGCCAGAGCCAGAGCCAGAGACAGAGACAGTGGGGGAAGAGGGCGATGGGATGAGAGGCGATGTGAACGGCGGTGTGTACGCCCAGTGCATGCCTTTTGGTAAAGGCCTCCCAGCTCCAAGGAGTGTTTTTGCTTCTTGCTCATCATATCCCGGTAAGATGAATCCTAATTTCATGTTTTgtttcttctcttccaaTTCCAATCCTGCAGGACCAGTgccagaagaagatgccCAAGAACTAGCGACGTCCTCGTAAACCCCCTTCCACCATTTACACAGTCCCGCCCCTCCCAATACtttcttccccttccaaTCCGCCGAATTCGCAAACAAGTACTGTCTCTGTGCTCTTGCAAAGAGCTGGACTCGCAG is a window from the Cryptococcus gattii WM276 chromosome L, complete sequence genome containing:
- a CDS encoding uncharacterized protein (Similar to TIGR gene model, INSD accession AAW44982.1) is translated as MVTDNATVEGQGGNKSEENPRVLIAAISAHLYTFSSSTPSILYISKVDSSGYSSSTTPLPLTRHLIRAFILYFLAECPALRVQLFARAQRQYLFANSADWKGKKVLGGAGLCKWWKGVYEDVASSWASSSGTGPAGLELEEKKQNMKLGFILPGYDEQEAKTLLGAGRPLPKGMHWAYTPPFTSPLIPSPSSPTVSVSGSGSGSVTKVSLATLIPSLPDDPKTRFLEELVSEHPRPPNTCASSTTTATTSSTTAEKKQGGQEESKSEPEPESESGSGNGNGPDKRQGGGKEGKKTRKEREAEEDAAQRTFAENILHAVGIAEFWERMGFRQECASGDVTGFFTLESRSVLGMGLERKHASGESSPATTTTAIAKNVLALLPQAITERLLTALTNLDFANPALAVEGSTIWLEQTHSIVAGEVGEAGWEVCVARIEAKAGQAGQRWQVGQAGAVIVAGAERVGEGVRKREEVVTMLQPRKKKKIVQ